A single window of uncultured Methanospirillum sp. DNA harbors:
- a CDS encoding aromatic aminobenezylarsenical efflux permease ArsG family transporter, with protein sequence MTDLMSFMETMGTSDISLVAAFFIGLMMVISPCPLATNITAIAYVSRNIGNSRYTILVGLLYSFGRMAVYVAIAALIVLCGLNVQSIALFLQEYGDLLLGPVLLICGILMSELIPFSFALEHAGLQTLKEEIYEKLSHQGLIGSFFLGILFAISFCPFSAVLFFGMLVPLALSTRDPIGVPLSFGLATSLPVILFSILLATGVNRCGTYLGKVQAAEIWVRRIVSVIFILVGLSFTVRLFLE encoded by the coding sequence GTGACTGACCTGATGAGTTTCATGGAGACGATGGGAACGAGTGATATTTCGCTCGTTGCTGCGTTCTTCATCGGTCTGATGATGGTGATAAGTCCCTGCCCCCTGGCGACAAATATCACAGCGATAGCGTACGTCTCCCGGAACATCGGAAACAGCAGGTACACCATTCTTGTGGGCCTGTTGTACAGCTTTGGCAGAATGGCAGTATATGTTGCAATCGCAGCACTCATCGTACTCTGTGGATTAAATGTACAATCAATAGCCCTGTTCCTGCAGGAGTATGGTGATCTTCTCCTCGGGCCGGTGCTTCTGATCTGTGGTATTTTGATGTCTGAGCTCATCCCCTTCTCATTTGCCCTTGAGCATGCCGGACTACAAACCCTCAAAGAAGAGATATATGAGAAGTTATCACATCAGGGTCTTATCGGTAGTTTCTTTCTCGGGATTTTGTTTGCGATCAGTTTCTGTCCGTTTAGTGCCGTCCTGTTCTTTGGTATGCTGGTCCCGCTTGCGCTCAGTACCCGCGATCCGATTGGAGTGCCTCTCTCATTCGGGCTTGCAACCAGTCTTCCCGTGATCCTCTTCTCTATTCTGCTTGCGACCGGAGTAAACCGGTGTGGTACATATCTCGGCAAGGTTCAGGCAGCAGAGATATGGGTCAGACGGATTGTTTCCGTCATATTTATCCTAGTCGGTCTGTCTTTTACTGTCAGGCTGTTTTTGGAGTAA
- a CDS encoding nitrophenyl compound nitroreductase subunit ArsF family protein, translated as MKQSSLRNLFHRIAVITFILMCAGLCIWSVSAAADTNETPSGVNQVEVYHFHPTNGCRTCTAIGDYAEETVKKYYPNELENKKLVFDHINFQDPKNADLVKKFEVTGSSLMIGVTNGTKFHKEEDVKVWYKTGNKDDFMTYLKNLLDRRLSGSLE; from the coding sequence ATGAAGCAATCGTCATTACGTAACTTATTCCACAGAATTGCAGTCATCACGTTCATCCTCATGTGTGCAGGTCTCTGCATCTGGAGTGTATCGGCCGCCGCTGACACAAATGAAACCCCATCTGGTGTCAACCAGGTTGAGGTATACCATTTTCACCCGACAAATGGGTGCAGGACCTGCACTGCTATTGGTGATTATGCAGAAGAGACTGTGAAGAAATATTACCCTAATGAACTTGAAAATAAGAAACTCGTCTTTGATCACATCAACTTTCAGGACCCTAAAAATGCTGACCTTGTAAAAAAGTTTGAAGTGACTGGTTCATCCCTGATGATAGGAGTCACAAATGGTACAAAATTTCACAAGGAAGAAGATGTGAAAGTCTGGTATAAAACCGGAAACAAAGATGATTTCATGACCTATCTTAAGAATCTCCTTGACAGAAGGCTTTCCGGGTCTCTGGAATAA
- the hgcB gene encoding mercury methylation ferredoxin HgcB — protein sequence MFNSYTENTLQYHQDRCINCKRCTEVCPHGVFEEGEKAAILKNQTRCMECGACALNCPVQAIEVQSGVGCAWAMIGAAIRGKDMDSGVCSCGGDSGSCCGE from the coding sequence ATGTTTAACTCGTATACAGAGAACACCCTGCAGTATCATCAGGATAGATGTATTAACTGTAAACGATGCACTGAAGTCTGTCCGCACGGTGTATTTGAAGAGGGTGAGAAGGCAGCAATCCTGAAAAACCAGACCCGGTGCATGGAATGTGGAGCATGTGCCCTGAACTGTCCGGTGCAGGCCATCGAGGTTCAGAGCGGAGTTGGATGTGCCTGGGCGATGATCGGTGCTGCGATCAGAGGAAAGGATATGGATAGCGGAGTGTGCAGCTGTGGCGGGGATTCTGGCTCCTGCTGCGGTGAATAA